Sequence from the candidate division WOR-3 bacterium genome:
TATGAATCGGTAGTAAGGCTAAAGGTCGTTTAAAGAGCGTTGGAATAAATGCCAAGCCAACGATTGGCAGATGGACCGCAAACACATAAGTAATGGCCTTGCGCAGATTGTCAAAGATCCGACGACCCTGGCGAATTGCGGCAACTAACGAGGCAAAGTTATCATCAAGTAGCACCAGATCTGAAGCTTCACGCGCGACATCACTTCCCGAGCGTCCCATGGCCACCCCAATGTGCGCAGCTTTTAGAGCTGGAGCATCATTAACGCCGTCCCCGGTCATGGCCACGATCTCACCCTGGGATTTAAGCACATTTACAATTCTTAATTTCTCATGCGGTCTTATGCGGGCAAAAATTGTCGGTTTCCTAAGGTATTGCGCTAGATAACTATCATCAGCCGAGCTAAGTGTTTCTCCATTGATAACAGTGGCATCTTTTAAGCTGATTTTTCGAGCCACATTTAAGGCAGTGTCTGGATAATCGCCGGTAATCATCATGACCTTGATGCCCGCCGTTTCGCAATCTTTGATTGCCTGGTTTACTTCAGGTCTGATTGGATCCTCAAAACCTAAAAGACCCAGAAAATTAAACGAAAAGTCGTGAGCCGATTTGGGAAGATCCGAAGAAGGAAAATACGCATAAGCTAGAGCCAGGATTCTAAAGCCTTCAGTGGCTAGCTGATTGACATTTAACTTAAGTTTTGAATATTCTTCGGTGGTGAAGTGGCAGAGGTCAAAGATTGCCTCGGGTGCACCCTTGGCTACTGCGACAATTTGGTGATTGGTTATGTTTTGCCAAACGCGGGTCATTGCCAATAGTTTATCTTCTAATGGATAATCGGATAATAATTGATAATTAGCATAAATCTTTTCTGGTTCGGCGAGGAATTTTTGGGCTGAGCGCAAAATTGCCTTCTCAATGGGGTCCGTGGGGGGGACCGTGCTGGCTAGGAGGGCTAGTTCTAAAAACTCTCGGAGCTTTTTATCAGCTTTTAGCGTATTATCTGTTAGATCATAAACCTGGTCTGGCGTTAAGAGTTTTTGGAGCGTAAGTTCATTTAAAGTCAGAGTGCCGGTCTTATCCACGCAAAGCACGGTAATAGAGCCAAGCATTTCTAAAGCCGGTATGCGACGAGTCAGAACTTGTCTTTGAGCAATTCGAAAGGCCCCAACTGCTAAAAACACTGTTAAGACCACAGGTAGCTCTTCAGGAATAATTGCCATCGCCAAGGTAATACCGGCAATGATACCTTCTAGCCAGCTTTGGGCTTTTAGATAATAAATCAATATGAAAAGGCTGCAGACCAAAAGACTTACGAGGGCAAAGATCCGGATAAGTCTTTTGAATTCTTGTTCCACATAAGTAGGTTCGGGTTTAATCGTGCTTAGGCTCTTACCGATCTTGCCCATCTCCGTTTTAGGACCCGTTGCAAGCACCCGAGCAACTCCGGATCCATAAACAACCAATGTTCCCGCATAGACTAACGTTGAGACTTTTTTCTCCACCGGAAAGGATTCGCCGGTTAACAGCGACTCATCAATGGCTAAGTTATTGGCAAAGATTAATTGAGCATCGGCTGGCACCCGGTCTCCGGCATTTAAAAACACAATATCATCCGGAACAATTTCTCGGGCCGAGATTCGCTCGATTTGACCATTCCGCATGACCAAAGCTCGGGGACTTGAGAGTTTCTTTAAACTTTCAAGGGTCTTTTCGGTCTTATGTTTTTGGACTATTGTGATCGTAATAATAACTATGATAAAACATAAAAGGGCTAGCGATTCGTGGATATCACCCAGAGTAAAATAGATCGCACTTAGTACCAAAAGCAGAAT
This genomic interval carries:
- a CDS encoding cation-translocating P-type ATPase, whose protein sequence is MPEEIKTNLLLNLKGLSAEEVAGRLKKFGYNELPGAQGKKLLSIIKGVIAEPMFILLLVLSAIYFTLGDIHESLALLCFIIVIITITIVQKHKTEKTLESLKKLSSPRALVMRNGQIERISAREIVPDDIVFLNAGDRVPADAQLIFANNLAIDESLLTGESFPVEKKVSTLVYAGTLVVYGSGVARVLATGPKTEMGKIGKSLSTIKPEPTYVEQEFKRLIRIFALVSLLVCSLFILIYYLKAQSWLEGIIAGITLAMAIIPEELPVVLTVFLAVGAFRIAQRQVLTRRIPALEMLGSITVLCVDKTGTLTLNELTLQKLLTPDQVYDLTDNTLKADKKLREFLELALLASTVPPTDPIEKAILRSAQKFLAEPEKIYANYQLLSDYPLEDKLLAMTRVWQNITNHQIVAVAKGAPEAIFDLCHFTTEEYSKLKLNVNQLATEGFRILALAYAYFPSSDLPKSAHDFSFNFLGLLGFEDPIRPEVNQAIKDCETAGIKVMMITGDYPDTALNVARKISLKDATVINGETLSSADDSYLAQYLRKPTIFARIRPHEKLRIVNVLKSQGEIVAMTGDGVNDAPALKAAHIGVAMGRSGSDVAREASDLVLLDDNFASLVAAIRQGRRIFDNLRKAITYVFAVHLPIVGLAFIPTLFKRPLALLPIHILFLELIIDPASSVIFEMEKEEHDIMVRPPRKITESIINWRMLLLGSIQGGSLLLTTTLIYLLAPRYGVAVESARTMAFINLVLGNLAIILTTRDPKGKFFSGLKRFTRGLTILIGATIGVLALITNVAFLRTIFKFGKISWSQGLVTVLASLLVILLAEVIKLLLQSKVRLG